Sequence from the Notamacropus eugenii isolate mMacEug1 chromosome 6, mMacEug1.pri_v2, whole genome shotgun sequence genome:
CTAGACTTGGATAATTGGTCACCTATGCTTTTGGTTAAAGACCTTCAATAAAGGTGAACTGAAAGGAAAACCCATTTGACATGGATAGCTGTAATTAAGATGATACTAAAATATGCAAAAATTGAAATTGTCTTACTTTTATCTTTTGCCGATTGTTTTTTGTCTCCGTTTCTGGGATGGATCGCTAATCTGCAATTGCCATAACATATTCCTCAAGCACAATCAAAACGTGTGTTATTTTACTCCAAAATTCTAGTGATTCTTTATTATACTCaggatgaaaaaaacaaaaaaaattctatttgaaaTTTAAACACCTTTGCATTATAGCTCAAACCTACTTTCTCAGATTACTATACATTTTTCCCCTTCATGAACTCTATGGCCTAGACAAATTGATCTTGTTGCTAGATGTCACATATATCCCTTCATTGCCCACCTCAGAGACTTAAATAGGTTGTCCCACATTGCCATAATGCAGTCTCTTTTCAGGTTGTCATCTTAAGAGGTCTAACTTCCTTTAAAAATCAGCTCAGATGACAGCTTCATTCCAAAACAAATGATGTTTCACAAATCTagtatttatgttatatatactTATAAGTTCCCTCAAAGATGTCTCCAATGTTGTTTCCAAGAGAGAAGTCAATATCTGTGAAGATATGGATATTTATTGTGAGTTTTAGGAAAACCAATACCTAAGTAGGAACCTACTGCCTAAAAGATAAATAATAATAGGGGAAGGATGTAGGagtcaagatggaagagtagaaagatggttatattctagctcttcccccacaaaaaatacttttaaagaaagactctaaacaaattttaaaggaaCAAAAGCCATAGAACTgtggagtggaggaaatttccaacACAGGTCGAACTGGAAGGCTAACGGGAAAGTTCCACTCCACACGACACagaatggagcacagtccagcaggtCTTAGGGGCAGAATCCCCACCAGCAGAAGCAGAGATTCCCAGATCTCTCAGCACACAAGAGCCAGaggcaacttcaaaggtcagtgagagagcatTTTCACCTCCTTGAAAAGAGAACAGGGTTCTCTTgtagccctggccccaggaggTGGCGGCAGGAGTGCTGGCAGGGGGCAGAGGCAGACAGctgtggtggtggtagcagtcaCAGGTATTGCTGAAGCTTCAAATTAAAGCCCTTGGAGAAAACGAGGAGCTGATCTTAACCTCAGCCCTGAATGATGGCCCCTCCCCCACCTAAAGCTCCTGGAAGAACCAAgaagctgatcttaatctcagtCAGGATCCAGGTCagagagtaaacacctctcccttgattgtgccaccttggaggaattgagaacttacaggtccccagagtataccctgctcttgacaaaggatccaaaagtcaaataactgattGGGAAcagcccaaaaagggaaaaaaatataagactatagaaggttactttattggtgaacaggttttctcttccatctttttagaagaggaagaacaatgtttaccctCAGGGAAGACATGAAAGGCAAGGCTTCttcatgcaaaacctccaaaataaatatgcaatggtgccaggccatggaggagttcaaaaagaactttgaaaatcaagttagagaggtggaggaaaaattgggaagagaaatgagagagatgcaagaaaatcatgaaaaacgagtcaacagcttgctgagggagacccaaaaaatgctgatgaaaataacacctttacaaataggatgactcaattgacaaaagaggtgcaaaaagccaatgaggagaagaatgctttcaaaagcagaattagtcaaatggaaaaggaggttcaaaaactcactgaagaaaacagtttttaaaaattagaatgaaacagaaggaggctaatgcctttatgagaaaccaagaaattacaaaataaaaccaaaagactgaaaaatggaaggtaatgtgaaatatttcactggaaaaacaacccacctggaaaatagatccaagggagacaatctaaaaattatgggactacctgaaagccattatcaaaagacatcatctttcatgaaatgatgaaggaaaactgccttgatattctacaaGAGggtaaaattaatattgaaagaatacactgaacacctcctgaaagagatctaaaaagaaaaactcctaggaatattgtagccaaattccagagttcccaggtcaaggagaaaatattgcaggcagctagaaagaaacaattcaagtattgtggaaagacaatcaggataacacaagatctagaaccttctacattaagggatcgaagggcttggaatatgatatttcagaattcaaaggaactagaattaaaaccaagaatcacctacccagcaaaactgagtataatacttcggggaaAAAAAAGGTCATCAAATTAAATacaggaatttcaagcattcttaatgaaaataccagagctgaaaagaaaatttgactttcgaacataagaatcaagatagtcatggaaaggtaaacaggaaagagaaatcacaagggactttctaaagctgaactgtttacatccctacatggaaagataacctTTGTAAGtcttgaagcttttctcagtatctgggtacttggagggattgcactcacacacacacacacacacacacacacacacacacacgtaaaggggggaggtgagaaggaaaaactgatgcttactctcctcacatttagCTCAATGAAGGAATAACATGTGTTGAGTCCCCCAAAGATCTatgcctgcatgagatctttcttctggGCATGAATGAATGAGGCAGGAACAAGAATGGTATGCACTCTGCTTATTCTCAGCTAGTCcagagtatatataggcattctacttccatgCATGCAAGAAGCTCGTATACACTATGTGCTGAGCTTATGTGCTTGGCTGTTGCTGCTCTGCCTGTATATCACTCACTGTCCAAAACCATGGCCCATCACCCTCTGGGCCACATTCTTGATACTGACTGAAGACCCTACCTCTCCAATGTcaggaccctgtgaggcagggacagctctacgtcTAATCACAACATGAAGCAGTTTAAGAAgccgagaccttcatcccttaccccaaagGATTCTGGGTCTCATttgtttaaggagggaatgatgGGGTACCTGCGTgtatgtacttgggccccaattttGATTCTGAAATAACGTTTCTCTGTAAAAAACCTTTTCAAACTACATCAATTTCTGGTCAAGACTGGCACAGACCTACATGGACTAAAACTATTTGCAAAGAACAAAGGGGGAGAGGTAGAGAGCCAGTACTGATGGTCTGGAATGTGAGGTACTTGGGACTTGTACTAGCGTAGGTTGACATCCTCATTATCATTGGCTATGTCAGTATCCACAGTACAGAATGAAAGGGTACAAGCTAACTTTATGGAAGAGTTGGCATGAAATGTGTCTTTAGGGTTccaggaacaaagaaaaattgaTTTGGACTTTTATACAGCGATAAAAGAATTAAGAGCTGCTATTGTAGCAGTTGGTGATGAGGTGCACAGGTTTCCTTTTGTGAAGTGGCTGGTTGTTGCCCCATGAGAAGTCAGTGTTAGAACGACCCTTACACAACTTACCCCGGTGGAATTGTTCCAAAACACCGGTTCGCCCCAGGTGTTTCTCGCTGCCTTTGGTCTTCCTGAAAGTGAAACTGTGAGTGTTGGCCGTTCCTCACTGCTGCTCGATCCAGGTGCGTGCTTCCCCAAGCTGTCCACTCCTCCAACTCTGGAACCGAGTGTCTTTTAGAGGAGCCCCACTTTGGGCGCCAAAATGTTGTGTCCCCCAAAGATCTatgcctgcatgagatctttcttctggGCACGAATGAATGAGGCGGGAGCAAGGATGGTATGTACTCTGTTTGttctcagctagctcagagtgtatataggcattctacttcTATGCATGCAAGAAGCTTGTATACACTGTGTGCTGAGATTACGTGCTtggctgttgctgctgttgctcaACATAATTGCTGAAGGACGGTTATTGCTTAAGGGTGGTCCATCAGGTAAGTCATGCAAGAGATGACGTCCTAAGAGATTTCTCCCAAGGACACCATGACCTTGAGAACCCGAGAGTTCCAAACCTCTTacaaacatgcacactcaatttggtatgaaagtctatcttacactacaggaaagtaggggagaagggcataagcagagggggggaggggggatgatggaagggaggccaatgggaggagagagcaattagaagttaacactcttggggagagacaaggtcaaaagagacaacagaagaaatggagagcaggatagggtggagggaaatatatttagtcttacagaacatgactattatggaagtcatttggaaatctacacatatatagcctatattggattgtttgccttctcagtggggatgacggggagggaggtagaaagagaagttgggactcaaaggtataggaacaaatgttgagaatcatttttgcttaaaactgggaaataaaaatacaagtaatggggtatagaaatttatcttgtcctacaggacaagagagaagatgggaaaaagggaaggaaggggtgttaaaagggagggcacattggtggtaGGGGCAAGAAGAATGCGAGGCATTTTGGAGTGTAGGGAGAAGAGcgatgggcagaaaatttggaactcaaaattttgtgaaaaggaatgttgaaaccttaaaataaataaacataaataaaaattaaaaaaaaatactgactgCTTGCTGGTTGTTTGATTTGTTAGCCCTTCAGATACACGAAGGCATTTACTGAGGAATGTAAGTTTTTTTCCTAGCATGGTCATACCAAAATTCTTTCACTAATTCTCATTTGGCAAGAGTTAGATCTTCTTCATGAAGATCAGTCTCATGTGCAATTTCTCCTACTTATTTATAACCTTCCCATGATGAAACACTGAGATCTGAAGATCATACTCTACATGTGATGCTAGTAGAGAAGTGTACATGATTCTCCAATTCAAAGAGAGGGACACTGTGCCTCTTTTACATTATATTGGATATAGGAAACTAATGCTCTCTGAAATGGTGTTCAAAAGAAGTTGAAAGATTATTTCAAATCTCTTCTTCTTTTATGATGAAAACAATTGACTTTCTATAATAGCCTTCAAAATAAGGAACACTTTTCATTTTCCGTTCATTGTATATGtattttctaaatttcttctttttcctcttgtcAAAGTTAATGTAGAGTGCTACTGAACATGTATCAATTGCTTTAAACTCATTCTTATCATTGAGCCAAAGTCATTCACTAAATCCCAGGCCATCGCAACTcattttggcttttgttttaccactggactttggtaactctggaggagaaactgaggttgcTGAATTTGTAGTTCTACCACGgatagatttgaaaaaaaaaataaagaaaatagaaatgagcagaaccaagaaaatattgtattcagtaacagaaatataattttaaggaaatattttgacTCAATAATTTTGATTAATATAAGTAATCAAATTAACTGCAAAAGACTTATAAAGGAAAACACTATAtttagaggaagaactgataactAAAAGTATAAATAGAATCAGTTTACCTGTTcaaacacacaaatataaaacatcaacttttttattatgttatgatATGGCAATGTTTATTTTAAGGCAttaatcaataataaaaataaattcgaAACCAATTTTTATGAATAGCTCATGTTGAAAGAGAAGAGGGCTGAGAATATTTTTCTCCACACTACAAATGAATCAATGAAGAACACTTATTAAATCTCAACTATGTTACAAGGATGGTAGTAAGCACTTTGTAGGACTAAACTTGGATTTTTCAGAATTATATTATCAAACCAAGAAAGAATTCTATTATCTCACTGAGTTGCTCCAGGTGTAGGTAACTATTATTGTCTTTCAACAGTGAATATGGTCAATAGTCAAGGTATTTTTTTTATGGTAGGACACCAAAAGTCACCTGTTCATCTTTTAAGCTCCCAGGTTAGattattgtttcattatttctgtgaAGTAATGGTAATGTgaagattgaaaaagaaaaaataaattgagtatTCACACTTGTAGAACCAGTAGATTTGTTTTTGCTGTATATTGTCAAGCAGCTTTAGTTAAAGATTCTGAAAGGCTGATGCTACTCATGGACCATATCATAAAAATTTTTGgcacttaattttctcatttaaagcATCATTCTTTCCTTTGTCTAAGAATTATCTGACTACTTTTCAGACGATGGTGGAAACTCAAGATCTGATGAACAGAGAAGCAATTAACTGAGTAGAACTCAgagaattgataaaaaaaaatcaacaccaaTTCCACTGGAACAGTTTAACTAGCTATGATAAAATAGATATAAATGATGTTATTGATATAGGGTTTTGTGATCCATTATTTTTCGGAAAGATTCCTTCACATCATTGTTCCTTAGACTGTATATGAAAGGATTTAACATAGGAATCACAATAGTATAAAAAACAGATCCCACTTTGAATATAAGTGATGAATTTTTAGATTTGGGAATGCAATAGAGGAAGATGATGGTCCCATAGAAGATGGCAACAGCCATCAAGTGGGAGGAACAAGTGGAGAAAGCTTTATATCTCCCACTGTCCGAATGCATTTTGAAGatagtgacaaaaataaaaagataggatGTAAGGATAATGATGAGGGTGCAAAATGCATTCAGATTCACAAAGATAAAAAGTATTATTTCACTGAAGTGTTTATCAGAGCAGGAAGCAGAAAGGAAtacattatattcacatacaaaATTATTAATAACTTTGGTCTCACAAAATGACAGTACTAGAATTGAGTAGCTGAGTACAGTGGATGAAATTATGCCCCAGGTGTATGCCACAGTCATAAACAGGGCACAGTGCTGTGGGGACATGAAAACCATATACAGTAAGGGATAACATATAGCAACAAAGCGGTCATAGGCCATCACTGCCAAAATAACCATCTCTGTCATCGCAAAGATGACACCAATGAAAAACTGTGTGATGCAAGCATTGATGGAGATGCTTCTGTCTTCTACAACCAAGTTTTCTAGAAGTTTTGGCGTAGTTATGGTGGAATAACAGAAATCCACAAAGGATAAGTGTttgaggaaaaagtacatggaGGTGTGGAGTTTTGGATTGATCATGATGACTACAATCATGCCCACATTCCCCACCACAGTGACTGTATAGATGGTGAGGAACAGTAGAAAGAGAGGCACTTGGAGTTCTGGGTATTCAGAGAACCCTAAGAGGATGAACATCATTGTGGTACTCTGATTTTTGTCAGGGCTCACCATTATTCCTGTTGGAGAGAATTTGAGAtgaatcaggaaaagaaaaaatatatgaaattgaGGAACAGATAATGGGTGGTATGTAAATtagaaattattattgttaaaattaTAAGTGACCTAAAATTGGATTAATTTCAAAGTTAGCTCTTTCTGTCAGGTCCCGTACACTGAGATTAAGAGAAAATCATGGAatatgaaagaaatcaaagaaagactGTGAAAGAGAATTGTCTGAATATATGGATGGTATATATTCACACCATCTCGAATAATCTGTattttactaaatgtttattccaGAAAATATAGTCCAGTAACAACCCTTATGTGGAGAGCCCCCTAAATCCTATGGTAACCCATCTCATTTATTCATATACTTACACaccaatatgcatatatacatactggTTTCtgtatacatggatatatatgatatgtttgtatgtgcatgtatgcaaaTTACAAAATGGAGGTATTGTCCATTGATATAAAAATCCCATTAGAATTACTATGCTGTAGAGGCTGTAAACCGACAGAGTGCTAaatgtgaagtcaggaaaacctgagttcaaatccaacttcacaCACTTACTTGCTTTGGGGCCCTGAAAAATttatttaacctcagtttgcctcagtttcctcattttaaaaatgaggaaaacagtagCACCTAATTCTTAGGGTTGTTGTCAAtattaaatgggataatattttaCAGTCCTTAAGACAATACCTGACAAACTGTCGGTGCTATATTAGTGTTAGTTCTTATTTGATTAAACAACTTCAATCCTAATTGTGTTTCATAATGCCTATATAATCACTTCACCAATTTCTCCCGAGTTTTATAACAAGAATGATGATAGTAATAACTAACGCTTATATAGCGTTTTATATGTGACAATTATTTTGCTTagtgctttacaatgattatctaaATGATCACAAAATAACctggagaggtaggtgctattattatcagaATTCGGCATTATgggaaactgatgcaaaaaaaaataaaaatgctttgcccagtgttacacacttaataagtgtctggggtcgAATGTaaactcaagtctcctgactccaggccgggaattctatctattttattagaaaatactcaaattccttttctatgcataatattatatattcaaTTGTAAAGTCATTTCCAAATCTGCACACTTAAATCGTGTGATTCTTTCCACTCTTTGTAAGTAGGATGAAAACAATACCCAGATAAACAGGAAACACCTCCATTAGTTGATTCCTAGGTTCAAGCTCCTGAAGTTGTTTCTTTATTGCTTGTGGCTCTAATgaaagaaagccatgatgaagctATTTAGAAGAAGTAGAGAAAGCCTAAAATGGGGCTTTTTAGAGACCTGATGCATCATCTTTTCCTTAAGGCAGTACTTACATCAATTCCTTTACGGAACACGACAGTGTAATAATTACCTTCCAAGGAGTAAACTACAactgaaaaagataaaatgaagaatataaacaaacaaatggtAAATAGAGAGATGATGAGGAgagcaagagacagaaacagagagacacggAGACATCCACACAGAGACAAcggaacagagacagagagagacagggagatcaaaagataaataaaaggtgGTAGAGGTCTAGTTCCTTGAGACTTAAGTTAGTCATGACAGGTGTGTGTGGATTAGGAAATGggtcaggaagaagaaatgggagTTAACATTTCAATTTGGATTTCTCTTTTAAGAGAAGTGCACTCCCCACTTCAAAGGGTGTTCAAGAACAATCAATATGACACAATGTGCTACCTGTAAACTACCAATTCCAACTGTGATAAAAACAGATGTATGACTTATTCCAATGTCAGTTTTAATCCAGGAACAGCACTGTTCAGTTTTCCAGTCCAGGTACTACCACTTCAAAATATCCCCTTTATCTCACTCTTTTCCATCTTTAACACATATGAAATTTGCTAGTTCCACTTACGTATTCTTTTCTGTCCTGAACCAAACTTTATACCCTGACAAAACtgtttcttatttattattttcctactATAAAACTGTGGCCAATAGTTGGCATCTCATAAATTCTAATGAATtgtcattttctaatttttcaaatattttcccaTCTCCTGACCTGTAgaataacaaatattt
This genomic interval carries:
- the LOC140511488 gene encoding olfactory receptor 5D13-like; translated protein: MVSPDKNQSTTMMFILLGFSEYPELQVPLFLLFLTIYTVTVVGNVGMIVVIMINPKLHTSMYFFLKHLSFVDFCYSTITTPKLLENLVVEDRSISINACITQFFIGVIFAMTEMVILAVMAYDRFVAICYPLLYMVFMSPQHCALFMTVAYTWGIISSTVLSYSILVLSFCETKVINNFVCEYNVFLSASCSDKHFSEIILFIFVNLNAFCTLIIILTSYLFIFVTIFKMHSDSGRYKAFSTCSSHLMAVAIFYGTIIFLYCIPKSKNSSLIFKVGSVFYTIVIPMLNPFIYSLRNNDVKESFRKIMDHKTLYQ